A genome region from Paludibacterium sp. B53371 includes the following:
- the groES gene encoding co-chaperone GroES: protein MAIRPLHDRVVIKRLEAEEKTASGIVLPGAAAEKPDMGEVIAVGNGKILENGERRPLELKVGNKVIFGKYSGQTVKIDGDEVLVMREEDVMAIVE, encoded by the coding sequence ATGGCTATTCGTCCTTTGCATGACCGTGTTGTGATCAAGCGCCTTGAGGCAGAAGAAAAAACTGCGTCCGGTATCGTGCTGCCGGGTGCAGCTGCCGAAAAGCCGGATATGGGTGAAGTGATTGCCGTCGGCAATGGCAAGATCCTGGAAAACGGCGAACGTCGTCCGCTGGAATTGAAAGTCGGCAACAAGGTGATCTTCGGCAAGTACTCCGGCCAGACCGTCAAGATCGACGGTGACGAAGTCCTCGTGATGCGCGAGGAAGACGTGATGGCCATCGTTGAATAA